A stretch of Sulfitobacter sp. THAF37 DNA encodes these proteins:
- a CDS encoding HWE histidine kinase domain-containing protein: MLERTISDGKPVVSVTREWCGDGSAPTGETLFTPQQIDRLMSGEALQLVATDPGLTDSDRRQLEDAGIGGFLAIPWMESGQAVSVLYLQVSRGGQVPPVSVALVERVLETAMVWINRERHRERERVMAAEIDHRARNMLAVIQSITRMTKGTDVADVKAKLIDRFTALSRVHSLLGRKRWTNLAFRDLLEDELAPLGSEISERVTLDGPRLLLSPQQAQPFAMILHELMTNALKYGSIAQRDGRLSVSWSVDADQNMTLDWVESGAPAKAVPDLGNTRGGFGSVLLANLVKGQFGGEVTCTLDENGISYRFSLPVDRQVRPSGPPAEPETQRPKPQKAVLSVMVVEDNALISLDLADLLASEGHHVFGQFGTVEAALEALRRGTPDIVLLDAELGDESSAPVAEALNAKSVPFVVVSGHGGSFAADDPRVAAPRIEKPIGNSELLSVVKQTVE, translated from the coding sequence ATGTTGGAGCGGACGATATCCGACGGCAAACCGGTCGTCTCCGTGACCCGTGAATGGTGCGGCGATGGTTCGGCCCCGACCGGTGAGACTCTTTTCACCCCGCAACAGATCGACCGGCTCATGTCGGGCGAAGCCTTGCAGCTGGTTGCGACAGATCCGGGGCTGACCGACAGCGACCGTCGCCAGCTGGAGGACGCGGGCATCGGCGGCTTCCTCGCCATACCCTGGATGGAAAGCGGGCAGGCGGTGTCTGTTCTTTATCTACAGGTCAGCCGAGGAGGGCAGGTGCCCCCCGTGAGCGTTGCGCTGGTGGAAAGGGTGCTTGAGACCGCAATGGTCTGGATCAACCGCGAACGTCACCGGGAGCGTGAGAGGGTCATGGCCGCCGAGATCGACCACCGGGCGCGCAACATGCTGGCGGTGATTCAGTCCATCACGCGCATGACCAAGGGCACCGATGTGGCGGATGTGAAGGCCAAGCTGATCGACAGATTTACCGCGCTGTCGCGGGTGCATTCCCTGCTGGGCCGGAAAAGATGGACGAACCTTGCATTCCGCGACCTGCTTGAGGACGAGTTGGCGCCATTGGGTTCCGAGATATCCGAACGTGTCACCCTGGACGGCCCGCGCCTCCTGCTCTCCCCGCAGCAGGCGCAGCCGTTTGCGATGATCCTGCACGAGCTGATGACCAATGCCTTGAAGTATGGCAGCATCGCGCAACGCGACGGCAGGCTTTCGGTATCATGGTCGGTCGACGCGGACCAGAACATGACGCTCGACTGGGTGGAGAGCGGCGCGCCGGCCAAGGCTGTTCCGGACCTCGGCAATACCAGGGGGGGCTTCGGGTCTGTCCTGTTGGCGAACTTGGTCAAAGGCCAGTTCGGGGGCGAAGTCACCTGCACATTGGACGAGAATGGCATCTCCTATCGGTTCAGCCTGCCGGTGGACCGGCAGGTTCGTCCTTCGGGACCGCCTGCGGAGCCTGAGACGCAGCGCCCGAAGCCGCAGAAGGCGGTGCTTTCGGTGATGGTGGTGGAGGATAATGCGCTCATCTCGCTTGATCTGGCCGATCTTCTCGCGTCCGAAGGGCATCACGTTTTCGGCCAGTTCGGCACCGTCGAAGCCGCCCTTGAGGCGCTGCGCCGGGGCACGCCGGACATTGTCCTGCTCGACGCGGAACTGGGCGACGAGAGTTCGGCACCCGTCGCGGAAGCCCTGAACGCGAAATCGGTGCCATTTGTCGTGGTCAGCGGCCACGGCGGCAGTTTCGCAGCCGATGATCCCAGGGTGGCGGCGCCCCGTATTGAAAAGCCGATCGGGAACAGCGAACTGCTGTCGGTCGTAAAGCAGACGGTAGAGTGA
- a CDS encoding histidine phosphatase family protein yields MTYPTIWFLRHGQTEWNREYRLQGQLDSPLTEQGAAEARRQADLMPPILAQRPAIFVSPLGRTRQTADIALRGAAYRTDPRLMEINAGAWQGLLRDEILATQPDLAARAPTPLDIYEVAPGGEGLAAFQDRIRDFMRSLDRPTVVVAHGLLGQVLRAEACGLPPEAAGGLSNLQGCVYVLKDGIETCLEAPE; encoded by the coding sequence ATGACATATCCGACGATCTGGTTCCTGCGCCATGGCCAAACGGAATGGAACCGCGAATACCGGCTTCAGGGCCAGCTCGATTCCCCTTTGACCGAACAGGGAGCCGCCGAAGCGCGGCGCCAGGCCGACCTGATGCCGCCGATCCTCGCGCAAAGGCCGGCGATCTTTGTGTCGCCCCTGGGGCGGACACGGCAGACGGCCGATATCGCGCTGAGAGGGGCCGCGTACCGCACCGATCCGCGCCTGATGGAGATCAACGCGGGCGCGTGGCAGGGATTGCTGCGTGACGAGATCCTCGCGACGCAACCGGATCTCGCTGCCCGTGCGCCGACGCCGCTCGACATCTACGAAGTCGCGCCGGGCGGAGAGGGGCTGGCGGCCTTTCAGGACCGTATCCGCGATTTCATGCGCAGCCTCGACCGTCCCACCGTCGTCGTTGCACACGGGCTCTTGGGGCAGGTTCTGCGGGCGGAAGCCTGTGGCCTGCCGCCGGAGGCCGCCGGGGGGCTGTCGAACCTTCAGGGATGCGTCTACGTGCTGAAAGACGGCATCGAGACATGCCTGGAAGCGCCCGAATGA
- a CDS encoding HU family DNA-binding protein — protein MGRKAKNLRGSTMATKSTRSSRTRKTPVATKSSTPAPVTAIDGNAPAAAASPAPTVVKSPQPVILGPELRKKELIDKVVKRSGIKKRDAKPVIESMLAVLGEALADSRELNLPDLGKVKVRREKQFSNGRVMIAKVRQSSPPQTGPSDEMPDAAE, from the coding sequence ATGGGAAGAAAAGCAAAAAATCTACGAGGCAGTACAATGGCAACCAAATCAACCAGGTCCTCAAGGACCAGAAAGACCCCCGTGGCAACAAAATCATCCACTCCCGCTCCGGTCACCGCGATTGACGGCAACGCGCCCGCCGCCGCCGCATCGCCAGCTCCGACAGTCGTCAAATCGCCGCAGCCGGTCATCCTTGGCCCCGAGCTGCGCAAGAAGGAACTGATCGACAAGGTCGTCAAGCGTTCCGGCATCAAGAAAAGGGATGCCAAGCCGGTTATCGAAAGCATGCTTGCCGTCCTGGGTGAGGCGCTGGCGGACAGCCGCGAGCTGAACTTGCCGGACCTTGGCAAGGTCAAGGTCCGCCGCGAAAAACAGTTTTCAAACGGCCGCGTCATGATTGCCAAGGTGCGCCAATCATCCCCGCCGCAGACCGGACCTTCCGACGAAATGCCGGATGCCGCCGAATAG
- a CDS encoding PAS domain-containing protein — MAAEALPAGGRSASVLRKQSVYDPMDFLAGNGEMAQRIRSYDWRDHSFGPPETWPQTLRSALSIALNSAFPTAIYWGPELRLLYNDAWAPIPGPRHPDALGARAQDVWADIWHIIQPQFAQIIGSGKGMFLEDQLLPMSRYGFEEETYWNYSFTPLRAEDGRIVGIFNSGNETTERVIETRNAEGLVALNQGLRACGQYRRGAGAGAGASGQAVEGIADRHVGADDIRRQTGRLRDP, encoded by the coding sequence ATGGCCGCCGAAGCGTTGCCCGCGGGGGGGAGAAGCGCGTCTGTGCTTAGAAAACAAAGTGTTTACGATCCGATGGACTTTCTTGCCGGTAACGGCGAGATGGCCCAACGTATACGAAGCTATGATTGGCGCGATCACTCTTTCGGGCCGCCCGAGACATGGCCGCAGACGCTGCGTTCGGCGTTGTCGATCGCGTTGAACTCGGCCTTTCCGACGGCGATCTACTGGGGACCCGAGCTGCGATTGCTCTACAATGACGCCTGGGCGCCCATTCCGGGGCCGCGCCATCCCGATGCGCTTGGCGCGCGGGCCCAGGACGTTTGGGCGGACATCTGGCACATCATTCAGCCGCAGTTTGCGCAGATCATCGGCAGCGGAAAGGGAATGTTCCTTGAGGACCAGTTGCTGCCCATGTCGCGCTACGGCTTTGAGGAGGAGACCTACTGGAACTACAGCTTCACGCCCCTGCGGGCCGAGGACGGGCGCATCGTGGGGATATTCAATTCAGGGAACGAAACCACCGAAAGGGTGATCGAGACCCGGAACGCCGAAGGTCTCGTGGCGCTGAACCAGGGCCTGCGCGCCTGTGGGCAATACCGACGAGGCGCTGGAGCTGGTGCTGGAGCGTCTGGGCAAGCTGTTGAAGGCATCGCGGACCGGCATGTTGGAGCGGACGATATCCGACGGCAAACCGGTCGTCTCCGTGACCCGTGA
- a CDS encoding histidine phosphatase family protein, whose translation MTPPPLYILRHGETTWNASGRLQGHFHADLTDQGRAQAEAQRRILAQRDLTGFQVISSPQGRAVQTARIVMRDMPGALLTDPALAEIGLGDWAGEDRADLIARTGARDGFELYELAPGGEGLAALHRRCTAFLAGLDRPSVLVTHGITSRMLRLILTGQTPSALREIGGGQGVVFHVAGGHQERLTLGA comes from the coding sequence ATGACGCCGCCGCCGCTTTACATCCTGCGCCACGGCGAGACGACGTGGAATGCAAGCGGTCGGCTGCAGGGGCATTTCCACGCCGACCTGACCGATCAGGGGCGGGCGCAGGCCGAAGCGCAGCGGCGCATATTGGCACAACGCGACCTGACGGGCTTTCAGGTGATCAGCAGCCCCCAGGGCAGAGCCGTTCAGACCGCGCGGATCGTGATGCGGGACATGCCCGGCGCGCTGCTGACGGACCCCGCCCTGGCAGAGATCGGGCTGGGCGACTGGGCCGGAGAGGACCGCGCAGACCTCATCGCGCGAACCGGCGCGCGGGACGGTTTCGAATTGTACGAACTGGCACCCGGCGGCGAAGGGCTGGCGGCACTGCACCGCCGTTGTACCGCGTTTCTCGCCGGTCTGGACAGGCCGTCGGTCCTTGTGACCCATGGCATTACCTCGCGCATGTTGCGTCTGATCCTGACCGGCCAAACGCCATCCGCGCTGCGCGAAATCGGCGGCGGGCAGGGCGTGGTGTTTCACGTCGCGGGCGGACATCAGGAGCGCCTGACATTAGGGGCTTGA
- a CDS encoding calcium-binding protein, with protein sequence MFQYNGTLLGTDLLQTAPNIILGDFSGSQFADLSDNDGTLQESDDGTSTFGGEPISYIGAGTATPGIIVGGLLVPLGSSVDLIAFTAGGEIYFHYPDSLPNLLGAVVLGVDLSPVAGEVFPNPYIGTELPDDFSGDDFDNVMNGKGGDDTLAGGNGDDFISGGANQDLLNGDDGDDLLRGRTGDDTLVGGSGEDVIRGDEGDDLIDGGSNNDELYGDDGNDLIRGGSGDDLLRGRIGDDTLNGGAGDDVLRGDEGNDSIRGKDGDDVLTGDQGNDQLHGDEGNDVLRGGSGNDLLRGGEGADTLKGGGGNDLLRGDEGEDTMVGGSGDDSLIGDGGNDLLRGGTGADTLEGGAGADVFEFNSVSESTLSQQDVILDFEAGDILELASIDARVSATGNQKFTYIGTSEFSAEGQLRFFTDGGDGFVEGDIDGDGVADLTIMLLDVTSMSSDDFIL encoded by the coding sequence GTGTTCCAATACAACGGTACGTTGCTTGGGACGGATCTATTGCAAACCGCTCCGAACATCATTCTGGGAGATTTTTCAGGGAGCCAGTTCGCTGATTTGTCTGACAATGACGGAACGCTTCAGGAAAGTGATGATGGCACAAGTACATTTGGGGGAGAGCCCATATCGTACATCGGTGCCGGAACAGCTACTCCGGGTATCATTGTGGGTGGGCTGCTTGTCCCGCTCGGTAGTTCAGTCGATCTCATTGCCTTCACGGCGGGCGGTGAAATCTACTTCCATTACCCAGACAGCTTGCCGAACCTCTTGGGTGCCGTCGTGCTTGGCGTCGACCTGTCGCCGGTGGCCGGCGAGGTTTTCCCGAACCCATACATCGGCACCGAACTGCCTGACGATTTTTCCGGTGACGATTTCGACAACGTCATGAATGGGAAAGGCGGAGATGACACCCTGGCAGGTGGAAATGGCGACGACTTCATATCTGGCGGTGCCAACCAGGATCTCTTGAATGGAGATGACGGTGACGATCTGCTGCGCGGCAGAACGGGTGACGATACGCTGGTCGGAGGTAGCGGCGAGGATGTGATACGCGGCGATGAAGGCGACGATCTCATTGACGGTGGCAGCAACAACGACGAGCTGTATGGAGACGACGGCAACGATCTGATCCGCGGCGGCAGTGGCGATGATCTGCTTCGTGGTCGGATTGGCGACGATACCCTGAACGGTGGTGCGGGCGATGATGTGCTGCGCGGCGACGAAGGCAACGATTCGATCCGCGGTAAGGACGGTGACGATGTTCTGACGGGTGATCAGGGCAACGACCAACTCCACGGTGATGAGGGCAACGACGTCCTGCGCGGCGGCAGCGGAAACGACCTCCTGCGCGGCGGAGAAGGAGCAGATACGCTGAAAGGGGGCGGAGGAAACGATCTGCTGCGCGGGGATGAGGGCGAAGACACCATGGTCGGGGGCAGCGGCGATGACAGCCTCATAGGCGATGGCGGAAATGATCTGCTGCGTGGCGGCACCGGGGCCGACACTCTTGAAGGCGGCGCTGGGGCGGATGTGTTCGAATTCAACTCGGTCTCGGAAAGCACGCTCTCTCAGCAGGATGTCATTCTTGACTTCGAAGCGGGTGACATACTTGAACTGGCGTCTATCGATGCGAGGGTGTCGGCCACTGGCAACCAAAAATTCACCTACATCGGAACTTCTGAATTCAGTGCAGAAGGACAACTGCGCTTTTTCACGGATGGCGGTGACGGTTTCGTCGAAGGCGATATTGATGGCGATGGCGTAGCTGACCTGACGATAATGCTCTTGGATGTGACTTCCATGAGTTCGGATGATTTCATACTCTGA